The following nucleotide sequence is from Halapricum desulfuricans.
GCACGCCGCTCGGCGTAGCGACGGCAGACGAGGCGCGCGTTTCCCTCGTCGTCGACCGGGAGATCGGCGGCCGTGGCGTTCCGGGCGCGCCGGTAGGCGTCCTGCGCAAGAGCGACCTGCTGGCCCGCCGACTGGAGTTTCGCCCGGAGCAGCCGTTCGAGCCGACCGTCCTCGTCCATACCCGGACTCGGAACTCCGGACACATAGGCCTTCTCCGGACGGAGTGGAACAGCGAGCAGTAGGGCGGTTTTCACTTTCACTCCGGCCGCCGAGGGTTTATACGTGAAGACGACCAACTGTCTGATGTCTCCCGTCGAAAACAGAGCGGAGACAGTGAGACCATGACCGATTTGCGTACCCACGCGGAAGAGATACACGAGCAGTTTTCCGACCAGCTCGAGATCGACGTCGAAGACGTCGAGAGCAGACTCGACACGCTGGTCAACGAATACAAGGTCCCCCTCGAGGAGGCACGCCGGAGTGTCACGAACGGCTACCTCGACGAGGCGGGCATGGAGCGAGACGACCTCGGCGGTGGCGGCGGCAACGAGCACGTCGCGCTCGCCGACATCGACACGGCCGAGCAGTGGGTCGACGTCACCGCGAAGGTCGTCGACCTCTGGGAGCCCCGGAGCGACTCCGTCGCGCAGGTCGGCCTGCTGGGCGACGAGTCGGGCACGATCAAGTTCACCAAGTGGGCCAAGTCCGACCTCCCCGAACTCGAAGAGGGGCAGGTCTACGACCTCGGCAACGTCGTGACCGACGAGTACCAGGGCGATTACT
It contains:
- a CDS encoding DUF7091 family protein, which encodes MDEDGRLERLLRAKLQSAGQQVALAQDAYRRARNATAADLPVDDEGNARLVCRRYAERRAVPVGGDGKPSCFEDGHPDCEGCVEDIRESRIETW